In one Paraburkholderia azotifigens genomic region, the following are encoded:
- a CDS encoding carbohydrate ABC transporter permease — translation MRDNRRWIRALVLLVYIAFALIPLYWMLSISLRTNEETMSAFSIWPHHVTFDNFKIIFTDPSWYWGYINSIVYVLMNTVMSVLVALPAAYAFSRYRFLGDKHMFFWLLTNRMTPPAVFLLPFFQLYSSVGLMDTYVAVALAHMLFNVPLAVWILEGFMSGVSREIDETAYIDGYSFPAFFIKIFLPLIKAGVGVTAFFCFMFSWVELLLARTLTTVNAKPIAAVMTRTVSAAGMDWGVLSAAGVLTIIPGALVIYFVRNYIAKGFAMGRV, via the coding sequence ATGCGTGACAACCGCCGCTGGATACGCGCGCTCGTATTACTCGTCTATATCGCGTTTGCGCTGATTCCGTTGTACTGGATGCTGTCGATTTCGCTGCGCACGAACGAAGAAACGATGTCGGCTTTTTCGATCTGGCCGCATCATGTCACGTTCGACAACTTCAAGATCATCTTCACCGACCCGTCGTGGTACTGGGGCTATATCAACTCGATCGTCTATGTGTTGATGAATACCGTGATGTCGGTGCTCGTCGCGTTGCCCGCTGCGTATGCGTTCTCGCGTTATCGCTTTCTCGGCGACAAGCACATGTTCTTCTGGCTGCTCACCAACCGGATGACGCCGCCTGCCGTGTTTCTTCTGCCGTTCTTTCAGCTCTATTCGAGTGTCGGTCTGATGGATACATATGTTGCCGTTGCATTGGCGCACATGCTGTTCAACGTGCCGCTCGCCGTGTGGATTCTGGAAGGTTTCATGTCGGGCGTCTCGCGTGAAATCGACGAGACCGCGTATATCGACGGTTATTCGTTTCCCGCGTTCTTCATCAAGATCTTTCTGCCCCTCATCAAGGCGGGCGTCGGCGTGACGGCGTTCTTCTGCTTCATGTTCAGCTGGGTCGAGTTGCTGCTGGCGCGCACGCTGACCACGGTCAACGCGAAGCCGATTGCCGCCGTGATGACGCGAACCGTATCGGCGGCGGGCATGGATTGGGGCGTGCTGTCCGCCGCCGGCGTGCTGACGATCATTCCTGGCGCGCTCGTCATCTATTTCGTCCGCAACTACATCGCGAAAGGCTTTGCGATGGGGAGAGTGTGA
- a CDS encoding DUF2160 domain-containing protein, whose translation MFTWMYWTPEVAIFFGCVVVMLAGMTLWELRAPTIERKGFLPIATTRGDRLFIGLLTAAYVNLAWIAISGEGASAWPGFAASVVVLFAIMWRG comes from the coding sequence ATGTTCACGTGGATGTACTGGACGCCGGAAGTCGCGATCTTCTTCGGCTGCGTCGTCGTGATGCTGGCGGGCATGACGCTTTGGGAATTGCGCGCGCCGACCATCGAACGCAAAGGTTTCTTGCCGATTGCGACGACACGCGGCGACCGGCTCTTTATCGGGCTGTTGACAGCGGCGTATGTGAATCTCGCATGGATCGCCATCAGCGGCGAGGGCGCGAGCGCATGGCCCGGCTTTGCGGCATCCGTCGTCGTGCTGTTCGCGATCATGTGGCGAGGATAG
- a CDS encoding ABC transporter substrate-binding protein, translating to MQHRRRIVALAVAGVVAGACANHAALAGTPEAQKWVDSEFQPSTLSKQQQMDEMKWFIDTAAKLKAQGVKEVHVVSETIDTHMYESKTLAKAFTEITGIPVKHDIIQEGDVVEKLQTSMQSGQSIYDGWISDSDLIGTHYRYGVIVPLSDYMTGEGKAYTNPGLDLKDFIGTSFTTAPDKKLYQLPDQQFANLYWFRADWFARKDLQDKFKAKYGYDLGVPVNWSAYEDIADFFTNDVKTIDGEKVFGHMDYGKKDPSLGWRFTDAWLSMAGEADKGIPNGIPVDEWGIRVTPDGCHPVGASVSRGGGTNSPAAVFATTKYVDWLKKYAPPEASGMTFSEAGPVPAQGKIAQQIFWYTAFTASMLKPGNVTNADGTPKWRMAPSPHGPYWKDGMQNGYQDVGSWTFFKSTPPNQRAAAWLYAQFVTSKTVSLKKSIVGLTFIRDSDIHSDYFTKNADKYGGLIEFYRSPARVAWTPTGNNVPDYPKMAQLWWKNVATAAAGERTPQAAMDNLAKEMDQVLGRLQRAGMKVCAPELNAESDPSKWLSDQHAPWKKLTNEKPKGETVKYDQLLAAWKAGKVR from the coding sequence ATGCAACACAGGAGACGGATCGTCGCGCTTGCAGTGGCAGGAGTGGTCGCGGGGGCTTGTGCGAATCATGCTGCGCTGGCGGGCACGCCCGAAGCGCAGAAATGGGTCGACAGCGAATTCCAGCCGAGCACGCTGTCCAAACAGCAGCAGATGGACGAAATGAAATGGTTCATCGATACGGCTGCAAAGCTTAAAGCGCAGGGCGTCAAGGAAGTCCACGTCGTGTCGGAAACGATCGACACGCACATGTACGAATCGAAGACGCTTGCGAAGGCATTCACGGAAATCACCGGTATTCCCGTCAAGCACGACATCATTCAGGAAGGCGATGTCGTCGAAAAGCTGCAGACCTCGATGCAATCGGGTCAAAGCATTTACGACGGCTGGATTTCTGACTCGGACCTGATCGGCACGCATTATCGCTATGGAGTGATCGTGCCGCTCTCCGATTACATGACAGGCGAGGGCAAGGCGTACACGAATCCGGGCCTCGATCTGAAGGACTTTATCGGCACGAGTTTCACGACTGCGCCGGACAAGAAGCTCTATCAATTGCCCGACCAGCAGTTCGCCAATCTCTACTGGTTCCGCGCGGACTGGTTTGCGCGCAAGGACTTGCAGGACAAGTTCAAGGCGAAGTACGGCTACGACCTCGGCGTGCCTGTTAACTGGTCGGCGTATGAAGATATCGCCGATTTCTTCACGAACGATGTGAAGACCATCGATGGAGAAAAAGTCTTTGGCCACATGGACTACGGCAAAAAAGACCCATCGCTTGGGTGGCGCTTTACCGATGCGTGGCTTTCGATGGCCGGCGAAGCCGACAAAGGCATTCCGAACGGCATCCCCGTCGACGAATGGGGCATTCGCGTGACACCGGATGGATGTCATCCCGTGGGTGCCTCCGTGTCGCGCGGCGGCGGTACGAATAGCCCCGCCGCCGTGTTCGCGACGACGAAATACGTCGACTGGCTGAAGAAATATGCGCCGCCGGAAGCGTCGGGCATGACGTTTAGCGAGGCAGGCCCCGTTCCCGCGCAAGGCAAAATTGCGCAGCAGATCTTCTGGTACACGGCATTTACGGCCTCGATGCTGAAACCCGGTAACGTCACGAATGCGGACGGTACGCCCAAGTGGCGGATGGCGCCGTCTCCGCACGGCCCCTATTGGAAGGACGGCATGCAGAACGGCTATCAGGACGTCGGCTCGTGGACCTTCTTCAAGTCGACGCCTCCGAACCAGCGCGCGGCTGCGTGGCTCTATGCGCAGTTCGTCACGTCGAAGACGGTGTCGTTGAAGAAGTCGATTGTCGGTCTTACGTTCATTCGCGATTCCGACATTCATAGCGACTACTTCACAAAGAACGCGGATAAATACGGCGGCCTGATCGAGTTCTATCGCAGTCCGGCGCGCGTGGCGTGGACGCCGACGGGCAACAACGTTCCCGACTATCCGAAGATGGCGCAGTTGTGGTGGAAGAACGTCGCGACGGCTGCTGCCGGCGAGAGGACGCCGCAAGCGGCAATGGACAACCTCGCGAAGGAAATGGATCAGGTTCTGGGCCGCTTGCAACGCGCGGGCATGAAAGTCTGTGCGCCGGAATTGAATGCGGAAAGCGATCCGTCGAAGTGGCTTTCCGATCAACACGCGCCGTGGAAGAAACTCACGAACGAAAAGCCGAAGGGCGAAACGGTCAAGTACGACCAGTTGCTCGCGGCATGGAAGGCGGGCAAGGTGCGCTAA
- a CDS encoding TonB-dependent receptor: protein MHRTTPLAAAVMAVFATPLYAQTTTPATPAAQVAQAASSTSPASQPSASQPSDNATLPTVKVTSQADNAADFQPDTSSVGAKVPTALRDIPQAATVVPKAVLQSQAVSSFSDALRNVPGITIGAAEGGQIGNNINLRGFSARTDIYLDGFRDRGQYYRDTFNLESIDVLYGPSSLYFGRGSTGGVINQVSKEPTLKKRADVSVQAGTHDRYRTTVDLDTPITDTSALRINAFGQSLGSSRDVMKNKDYGVAPEVKFGIGTPTEITLSALIQHNRDQPDYGIPPLNGHPAPVNRGTFYGYTDDRTIQDVQTLSARIKHRFNEDLILRNQTQFSHYSTEARATNAASVLTGPLATSPALSSGNFTTIDPSKLFVKLQGKDRNINDHSVYNSTDLEAKFTTGPLKHDVITGLDLSHETYSNQSFTATSPGLPSNTIGVVPLIDPPYLPRPSNVKEVATNLAESSANGVGAYVNDTVSIGQHWKVVGGVRWDRYEASIHNSINVPGYATQTNYFTSVRGGIIYQPADWQSYYVSYGTSFDPSLEALTLTNGQQSLPPEHNKSYEVGAKLDLLGGGLSVTQSLFNIEKTNARTANPDGSYTLDGDVRVRGYQLGLAGHITNKWQVFGGYTYMDGEILKALDGTQGKIPANTPKHTLTLWTTYLFTPHWEIGGGPTYMSSRYAANNNFVQVGGYTRWDAMAAYHAKRYDVQLNVLNLTDKNYYDALIPSDGGRAVPGYGRTFLATVNYRFF from the coding sequence ATGCATCGAACCACGCCACTCGCAGCGGCCGTCATGGCCGTCTTTGCGACGCCGCTCTACGCACAAACGACGACGCCTGCCACACCGGCAGCACAAGTAGCCCAGGCCGCATCGTCCACATCTCCCGCCAGCCAGCCCTCCGCCAGCCAGCCTTCCGACAACGCCACACTGCCCACCGTCAAGGTGACGAGCCAGGCCGACAACGCCGCCGACTTCCAGCCCGACACGTCGAGCGTCGGCGCCAAGGTGCCGACCGCGTTGCGTGACATTCCGCAAGCCGCGACCGTCGTGCCCAAGGCCGTGCTGCAATCGCAGGCCGTCAGCTCGTTCTCCGACGCGTTGCGCAACGTGCCCGGCATCACCATTGGCGCGGCGGAAGGTGGGCAGATCGGCAACAACATCAACCTGCGCGGCTTCTCGGCGCGCACGGACATTTACCTCGACGGCTTTCGCGATCGCGGCCAGTACTATCGCGACACGTTCAACCTCGAGTCGATCGACGTGCTGTATGGCCCGTCGTCGCTGTACTTCGGCCGCGGCTCGACAGGCGGCGTGATCAACCAGGTCAGCAAGGAGCCGACGCTGAAGAAGCGCGCCGACGTCTCCGTGCAGGCAGGCACGCACGACCGCTATCGCACGACCGTCGACCTCGACACGCCGATCACTGACACGTCAGCGCTCCGCATCAACGCGTTTGGCCAGAGCCTCGGTTCGTCGCGCGACGTGATGAAGAACAAGGACTACGGCGTCGCGCCCGAAGTGAAGTTCGGCATCGGCACGCCGACGGAAATCACGCTGTCGGCGCTGATCCAGCACAACCGCGATCAGCCCGACTACGGCATTCCGCCGCTGAACGGTCATCCCGCGCCCGTGAATCGCGGCACGTTCTACGGCTACACGGATGACCGCACGATTCAGGACGTGCAAACGCTGAGCGCGCGCATCAAGCACCGCTTCAACGAAGACCTGATTCTGCGAAACCAGACGCAGTTCAGCCACTACAGCACGGAAGCACGCGCGACCAACGCGGCATCGGTGCTGACGGGCCCGCTCGCGACGTCGCCGGCGCTCTCCAGCGGCAACTTCACGACGATCGATCCTTCGAAACTGTTCGTGAAGCTGCAGGGTAAAGACCGCAACATTAACGACCACTCGGTCTACAACTCGACCGACCTCGAAGCGAAGTTCACCACGGGTCCGCTCAAGCACGACGTGATCACGGGTCTCGACCTGAGCCACGAAACGTATAGCAACCAGAGCTTCACGGCGACCTCGCCGGGACTGCCGTCGAACACGATCGGCGTCGTGCCGCTGATCGATCCGCCGTATCTGCCGCGTCCGTCGAACGTCAAGGAAGTCGCGACCAATCTCGCTGAATCGAGCGCGAATGGCGTGGGCGCGTATGTGAACGATACGGTTTCCATCGGCCAGCACTGGAAGGTGGTGGGCGGCGTGCGCTGGGACCGCTACGAAGCGTCGATCCACAACTCGATCAACGTGCCGGGCTACGCAACGCAGACCAACTACTTCACGAGTGTGCGCGGCGGCATCATCTATCAGCCGGCCGACTGGCAATCGTATTACGTGTCGTACGGCACGTCGTTCGATCCGTCGCTCGAAGCGCTGACGCTGACGAACGGCCAGCAGAGCCTGCCGCCCGAGCACAACAAGTCGTATGAAGTGGGCGCGAAGCTGGATCTGCTTGGCGGCGGCCTGTCGGTCACGCAATCGCTTTTCAACATTGAAAAGACGAATGCGCGTACGGCGAACCCGGACGGCAGCTACACGCTCGACGGCGATGTCCGCGTGCGCGGCTATCAGCTCGGTCTCGCGGGCCACATCACGAACAAGTGGCAGGTGTTCGGCGGCTACACGTACATGGACGGCGAAATCCTGAAGGCTTTGGATGGCACACAGGGCAAGATTCCCGCCAACACGCCGAAACACACGCTGACGTTGTGGACCACGTATCTGTTCACGCCGCATTGGGAAATCGGCGGCGGCCCGACCTATATGTCGTCGCGTTATGCAGCCAACAACAACTTCGTGCAGGTCGGCGGCTACACGCGCTGGGACGCAATGGCCGCGTATCACGCGAAGCGTTACGACGTCCAGCTCAACGTGCTGAACCTGACCGACAAGAATTACTACGACGCGCTGATTCCGTCCGACGGCGGACGCGCGGTGCCGGGTTACGGCCGCACGTTCCTTGCGACGGTAAACTATCGCTTCTTCTGA
- a CDS encoding Fe2+-dependent dioxygenase: MIVSIPDVLSPAEAAAMRAELEASDAWVDGRATAGYQGAPVKRNQQIEQTSPIALEMGDRIVASLERHPLFISAALPNRVYPPLFNRYEGGMHFGSHVDGAIRLVPGSGVRVRTDISITLFLTPPDEYDGGELLIEDTFGVQEVKLPAGHAIVYPGTSLHQVRPVTRGARVSSFFWAQSLVRDDTQRAMLFDLDGAIQRLNASNGDEAARRTLVGCYHNLLRMWSET, from the coding sequence ATGATTGTCTCGATCCCGGACGTACTGAGTCCCGCCGAAGCCGCCGCGATGCGCGCTGAACTCGAAGCGAGCGATGCATGGGTGGATGGCCGCGCGACAGCCGGCTATCAGGGCGCGCCCGTCAAGCGCAACCAGCAGATCGAGCAAACGTCTCCGATCGCGCTGGAAATGGGCGACCGGATCGTCGCGTCGCTGGAACGTCACCCGCTTTTCATCAGCGCTGCGCTGCCGAACAGGGTATATCCGCCGCTCTTTAACCGCTATGAAGGCGGCATGCACTTCGGCAGTCACGTCGATGGCGCGATCCGTCTCGTGCCGGGTAGCGGCGTGCGCGTACGCACCGACATCTCGATCACGCTCTTCCTCACGCCGCCCGACGAATACGACGGCGGCGAACTGCTGATCGAAGATACGTTCGGCGTGCAAGAAGTGAAACTGCCCGCCGGACACGCGATCGTCTATCCGGGCACGAGCCTGCATCAGGTGCGGCCCGTGACGCGCGGCGCGCGCGTGTCGAGTTTCTTCTGGGCGCAAAGCCTCGTGCGCGACGACACGCAGCGCGCGATGCTGTTCGATCTTGACGGCGCGATCCAGCGTTTGAATGCGTCGAATGGCGATGAAGCGGCGCGACGGACGCTAGTGGGCTGTTATCACAACCTGCTGCGCATGTGGAGCGAAACGTAA
- a CDS encoding DMT family transporter translates to MNPAYLAFALLGLIWGSNFLFMKWASVLITPAQIVFLRVLFGFLPLLVYALATKVLSWKQLRYAHHFIVMSLLATSVYYYAFAKGASLLLSSVAGMLSGAIPLFSFVCAWALLRAERPTARMIAGVVCGFVGVLMIARPWHGAVASVNLGGVAYMVAGSLSVGCSFVYARRFLSKLDMSPVALSTWQIGFALLTIACVTPFDGMTHIAQDMRAAVGIALGLGLLGTALAYILYYFIVERLGALAASSVTYIPPVVALAIGVLFAHEPIRSLDLLAMVCILGGVFLLQSGRNPRKNPAPSSSARSAA, encoded by the coding sequence ATGAACCCCGCCTATCTCGCGTTCGCGCTGCTCGGCCTCATCTGGGGCAGCAATTTTCTGTTTATGAAGTGGGCCAGCGTGTTGATCACGCCCGCCCAGATCGTCTTCCTGCGCGTGCTGTTCGGCTTTCTGCCGCTGCTCGTCTACGCGCTTGCAACGAAGGTGCTGTCGTGGAAGCAGTTGCGCTACGCGCATCACTTCATCGTGATGTCGCTGCTCGCGACGAGCGTCTACTACTATGCGTTTGCGAAAGGCGCTTCGCTGTTGCTGTCGAGCGTGGCGGGCATGTTGAGCGGCGCGATACCGCTCTTCTCGTTCGTCTGCGCGTGGGCGCTGTTGCGCGCCGAGCGGCCGACTGCGCGCATGATCGCCGGCGTGGTGTGCGGTTTCGTGGGCGTGCTGATGATCGCGCGGCCGTGGCATGGCGCCGTCGCGAGCGTGAACCTGGGCGGTGTCGCGTATATGGTGGCGGGGTCGTTGAGCGTGGGCTGCTCGTTTGTGTATGCGCGGCGCTTTCTGTCAAAGCTCGACATGTCGCCCGTCGCGCTGTCGACGTGGCAGATCGGCTTTGCGCTTCTGACGATTGCCTGCGTAACGCCGTTCGACGGCATGACGCACATCGCGCAGGACATGCGCGCAGCCGTCGGCATCGCGTTAGGGCTCGGCCTGCTCGGCACGGCCCTCGCGTACATCCTGTACTACTTCATCGTGGAGCGGCTCGGCGCGCTGGCGGCGTCGAGCGTCACGTATATTCCGCCCGTCGTCGCCCTGGCGATCGGCGTGCTGTTTGCGCACGAGCCGATCCGTTCGCTCGATCTGCTGGCGATGGTCTGCATTCTCGGCGGCGTGTTTCTGCTGCAAAGCGGGCGCAATCCGCGGAAGAATCCTGCGCCCTCCTCTTCGGCAAGAAGCGCCGCGTAG
- a CDS encoding LysR substrate-binding domain-containing protein, whose product MSSMPPLKALVAFEAAMRLNSFSLAADELNVTPGAVGQQIQKLEAWLGVSLFARQVRQIVPTDEARAYCAQIQPALAQIVHASRRIRENQNKGVRISMPPSFAAKWFAPRMTEFLIAHPGVALELNTTTAMVDFELQSIDLAVRYFDGNAPELNVQLLHADEARVYCSPSYARRLKLKSPDDLQRATLLHNTLHPHWTTWLRKFGKLSARQIDGIAGIHFDQSLMAIEAAVRAQGVVLTSAVLTEAEQAAKSLIDPFGLSLPLKTAYYLVYPKSIELKPGAATLKAWFIGEQ is encoded by the coding sequence ATGTCCAGCATGCCTCCACTCAAGGCACTGGTCGCGTTCGAAGCGGCCATGCGCCTGAACAGTTTTTCTCTGGCCGCCGATGAGCTGAACGTGACGCCCGGCGCAGTCGGCCAGCAGATCCAGAAGCTCGAAGCCTGGCTCGGAGTCTCGCTGTTCGCACGTCAGGTGCGGCAGATCGTGCCGACGGACGAAGCACGTGCCTACTGCGCGCAGATTCAACCCGCGCTCGCGCAGATCGTGCATGCGAGCCGCCGCATTCGGGAGAACCAGAACAAAGGCGTGCGCATATCGATGCCGCCCAGTTTCGCCGCCAAATGGTTTGCGCCGCGCATGACGGAGTTTCTGATTGCGCATCCGGGCGTCGCGCTGGAACTGAATACGACGACCGCGATGGTCGATTTCGAATTGCAGTCGATCGATCTGGCCGTGCGCTATTTCGACGGCAATGCGCCTGAATTGAACGTGCAACTGCTGCATGCCGACGAAGCGCGAGTCTATTGCAGTCCGTCGTACGCACGAAGGCTGAAGCTGAAAAGCCCTGACGATCTGCAACGCGCGACGCTGCTGCACAACACGCTGCACCCTCACTGGACGACGTGGCTCAGGAAATTCGGCAAACTGTCCGCGCGGCAGATCGACGGCATTGCGGGGATTCACTTCGACCAGTCGCTGATGGCGATCGAAGCGGCCGTGCGCGCGCAGGGTGTCGTACTGACGAGCGCGGTCCTGACGGAAGCCGAGCAGGCGGCGAAGTCGCTGATCGATCCGTTCGGTTTGAGCTTGCCGTTGAAGACCGCGTATTACCTCGTGTATCCGAAGTCGATCGAACTCAAGCCCGGTGCCGCGACCTTGAAAGCGTGGTTCATCGGCGAACAATAA
- a CDS encoding lactate permease LctP family transporter: MHPWYQTYLPLGSLWLSALAASIPIIFFFVALAALRLKGHVAAAGTLILSLAVAIFAYGMPAPQAFAAAGFGFAYGLWPIAWIIITAVFLYKLVVKTGQFDIIRASVLALTDDQRLQLLLIGFSFGAFLEGAAGFGAPVAITAALLVGLGFDPLKAAGLCLIANTAPVAFGAMGIPIIVAGQVTGIDPFLIGATAGRQLPLLSLAVPFWLVFMMDGKRGIKETWPAALVAGGSFAITQYFTSNHIGPELPDITSALVSLVALASFLKVWHPRRAHDTARGTMSGGAAALSGFGGFGGGEGSTGASRRASPYTLAQTIRAWAPFGILTAVVTVWSLQSFKTLFGAKGALAWSIIKFKVPGLDQLVMKTAPIVATPKAYEAVLKIDLLSAVGTAILLTALISMVLLRVKPRDAITTFGETLKELRRPVLSIGLVLSFAFVANYSGMSSTLALLLAGTGAAFPFFSPILGWLGVFLTGSDTSSNALFCSLQHTTAHQIGVSDTLLVAANTTGGVTGKMISPQSIAVACAATGLVGRESELFRFTVRHSLLFAVIVGLITLLQAYVLPGMLPG; encoded by the coding sequence ATGCACCCGTGGTATCAGACCTATCTGCCGCTCGGCAGCCTCTGGCTATCCGCGCTCGCGGCCAGCATCCCGATCATCTTTTTCTTCGTCGCGCTGGCAGCGCTGCGCCTGAAGGGACATGTCGCCGCGGCGGGCACGCTGATCCTGTCGCTGGCCGTCGCGATCTTCGCGTACGGCATGCCCGCACCGCAGGCGTTCGCTGCTGCGGGCTTCGGCTTCGCCTACGGTTTGTGGCCGATCGCGTGGATCATCATCACGGCCGTGTTCCTCTACAAGCTGGTCGTAAAGACGGGCCAGTTCGACATCATCCGCGCATCGGTGCTCGCGTTGACGGATGATCAACGTCTGCAACTGCTGCTGATCGGGTTTTCGTTCGGCGCGTTTCTTGAAGGTGCGGCAGGCTTCGGCGCACCCGTCGCGATCACGGCGGCGCTGCTCGTCGGTCTGGGCTTCGATCCGCTGAAGGCAGCAGGTCTGTGCCTGATCGCGAACACCGCGCCCGTGGCGTTCGGCGCGATGGGGATTCCCATCATCGTCGCGGGCCAGGTGACGGGCATCGATCCGTTCCTGATCGGCGCGACGGCGGGCCGCCAGTTGCCGTTGCTGTCGCTGGCCGTGCCCTTCTGGCTCGTGTTCATGATGGACGGCAAGCGCGGTATCAAGGAAACGTGGCCGGCCGCGCTCGTGGCAGGCGGCAGCTTCGCCATCACGCAGTACTTCACGTCGAATCACATCGGACCTGAACTGCCGGACATCACGTCGGCGCTGGTCAGCCTCGTCGCGCTCGCTTCGTTCCTGAAGGTCTGGCATCCGCGCCGTGCGCACGATACGGCACGCGGCACGATGAGCGGCGGCGCAGCGGCGCTGTCGGGCTTCGGCGGCTTTGGCGGCGGTGAAGGATCGACTGGCGCGAGCCGTCGCGCGTCGCCGTATACGCTCGCGCAGACGATCCGTGCGTGGGCGCCGTTCGGCATTCTCACCGCGGTCGTCACCGTGTGGAGCCTGCAGTCGTTCAAGACACTGTTCGGCGCGAAGGGCGCACTGGCCTGGAGCATCATCAAGTTCAAGGTGCCCGGGCTGGATCAGCTCGTGATGAAAACGGCGCCCATCGTCGCGACGCCGAAGGCGTACGAGGCCGTGCTCAAGATCGACCTGCTCTCCGCAGTCGGCACGGCGATTCTGCTGACCGCGCTGATCTCGATGGTCTTGCTGCGCGTGAAGCCGCGCGATGCGATCACGACGTTCGGCGAAACGCTGAAGGAATTGCGCCGCCCGGTGCTGTCGATCGGTCTCGTGCTGTCGTTTGCGTTCGTCGCGAACTATTCGGGCATGTCGTCGACGCTGGCCTTGCTGCTCGCCGGCACAGGCGCTGCGTTTCCGTTCTTCTCGCCGATCCTCGGCTGGCTTGGCGTGTTCCTGACGGGTTCGGATACGTCGTCGAATGCGCTGTTCTGCTCGCTTCAGCATACGACCGCGCATCAGATCGGTGTGTCGGACACGCTGCTCGTGGCCGCCAATACGACGGGCGGCGTGACGGGCAAGATGATTTCGCCGCAATCGATCGCGGTGGCTTGCGCGGCGACGGGTCTTGTCGGGCGCGAGTCGGAACTGTTCCGCTTCACCGTGCGGCACAGCCTGCTGTTCGCGGTGATCGTCGGTCTGATCACGCTGCTGCAGGCTTACGTGTTGCCTGGCATGCTGCCCGGTTAA
- a CDS encoding LutB/LldF family L-lactate oxidation iron-sulfur protein, producing the protein MNATPMHFVPPQDFKTRARAALDDPKLRSSFRGAMDFLQTKRRTQFPDDDELQHLRDLGEAVRQHALSRLPDLLVQLEEKLTARGVHVHWAETAADATAIIHGIAKSHDAKRVIKGKSMASEEIELNHYLEARGIDCIESDMGEYIVQLAHEKPSHIVMPAIHKTKADIAELFEQHIPDTRYTEDVDELIQTGRRALRRAFVDADIGLSGVNFAAADTGTLWLVENEGNGRLSTTVPDVHIAIMGMEKVVAKLSHIVPLSSLLTRSATGQAITTYFNLITGPRREGERDGPRDMHVVLLDNGRTQAYADEQLRATLQCIRCGACMNHCPVYTRIGGHAYGTTYPGPIGKIISPHLLGLEETADLPTASSLCGACGEVCPVRIPIPELLVRLRTEANRDPNEVVAHPLRGQGAKFSREEQFVWRFWSGAFAHPRAYRMLRWAATRLRGFAPKNQMGWTRHREPLKPAARSLHDLMRERGQPE; encoded by the coding sequence ATGAACGCCACCCCGATGCACTTCGTGCCGCCGCAAGACTTCAAGACGCGCGCCCGTGCCGCACTCGACGATCCGAAGCTGCGCAGCAGTTTTCGCGGCGCAATGGACTTCCTGCAAACGAAGCGCCGCACGCAATTCCCCGACGACGACGAACTCCAGCATCTGCGCGATCTCGGCGAAGCCGTGCGCCAGCATGCACTGTCGCGCCTGCCCGATCTGCTCGTGCAGCTCGAAGAAAAGCTCACGGCGCGCGGCGTTCACGTGCACTGGGCCGAAACGGCCGCCGACGCCACCGCGATCATTCACGGCATTGCGAAATCGCACGACGCGAAGCGCGTGATCAAGGGCAAGTCGATGGCGAGCGAGGAGATCGAGCTCAATCACTACCTCGAAGCGCGCGGCATCGACTGCATCGAATCGGATATGGGCGAGTACATCGTGCAACTCGCGCACGAAAAGCCGTCGCATATCGTGATGCCCGCGATCCACAAGACGAAGGCCGATATCGCCGAACTGTTCGAACAGCACATCCCGGACACGCGCTACACGGAAGACGTCGACGAGCTGATCCAGACGGGCCGCCGCGCACTGCGCCGCGCATTCGTCGATGCCGACATCGGCCTGTCCGGCGTCAACTTCGCGGCCGCCGACACGGGCACGCTCTGGCTCGTCGAAAACGAAGGCAACGGACGCCTGTCGACCACCGTGCCCGACGTGCACATCGCGATCATGGGCATGGAGAAAGTGGTCGCGAAGCTGTCGCATATCGTGCCGCTTTCGAGCCTGCTCACGCGCTCCGCAACGGGCCAGGCGATCACGACGTACTTCAACCTGATCACCGGCCCGCGGCGCGAAGGCGAGCGCGACGGTCCGCGCGACATGCACGTGGTGCTGCTCGATAACGGTCGCACGCAAGCCTATGCCGACGAACAGTTGCGCGCGACGCTGCAATGCATCCGCTGTGGCGCGTGCATGAATCATTGCCCCGTGTACACGCGCATCGGCGGGCATGCTTACGGCACGACGTATCCGGGTCCGATCGGCAAGATCATTTCGCCGCATCTGCTCGGCCTCGAAGAAACCGCCGATCTGCCGACGGCATCGAGTCTGTGCGGCGCATGCGGCGAAGTGTGCCCCGTGCGCATTCCGATTCCCGAACTGCTGGTGCGTCTGCGCACGGAAGCGAATCGCGATCCGAACGAAGTGGTCGCGCATCCGCTGCGCGGCCAGGGTGCGAAGTTCAGCCGCGAAGAACAGTTCGTGTGGCGCTTCTGGAGCGGCGCGTTCGCACATCCGCGCGCCTACCGGATGTTGCGCTGGGCCGCGACGCGGCTGCGCGGCTTCGCGCCGAAGAACCAGATGGGCTGGACCCGTCATCGCGAACCGCTCAAGCCCGCTGCGCGCAGCCTGCACGATCTGATGCGCGAGCGCGGCCAACCCGAATAG